Proteins encoded in a region of the Halioglobus maricola genome:
- a CDS encoding D-sedoheptulose-7-phosphate isomerase: protein MDHYQIIAERFQNTLESAAMSVDQLADPIASACELITQALLQDRKIISCGAGVDAALSQLFSNSLLYSLGEERPALPAISLGWDAGASPTAPAAHRFSHTLRALGQEGDVLLTISSAEPDPSVISALEVAGERGMTTVALCNANDIPDAMFSITINGTTRRTVVELHTMVLQTLCELIEASLFGTGH, encoded by the coding sequence GTGGATCACTACCAGATTATCGCCGAACGATTTCAGAACACACTAGAAAGCGCTGCCATGTCGGTCGACCAACTCGCCGACCCCATCGCCAGCGCCTGTGAATTGATCACTCAGGCGCTGCTGCAGGACCGGAAAATCATCAGCTGCGGGGCCGGCGTCGACGCCGCCCTGTCCCAACTCTTCAGCAACAGCCTGCTCTACAGCCTGGGCGAAGAACGCCCCGCACTGCCGGCTATAAGCCTGGGCTGGGACGCAGGCGCCTCGCCGACCGCGCCAGCGGCACACCGTTTCAGCCATACGCTCCGCGCCCTGGGCCAGGAGGGAGATGTGCTCCTGACCATCAGCAGCGCCGAGCCAGACCCCAGCGTGATATCCGCGCTAGAGGTAGCCGGCGAGCGCGGTATGACCACCGTCGCGCTGTGTAACGCCAACGATATCCCCGACGCGATGTTTTCCATTACGATCAACGGAACCACTCGGCGTACCGTGGTCGAACTACATACCATGGTGCTACAAACGCTTTGCGAACTCATCGAGGCCAGCCTCTTCGGAACCGGACACTGA
- a CDS encoding YraN family protein encodes MKHLGDSYENFASQWLLDRGLRLLERNFRCKVGEIDLIALDGDQLVFVEVRARSNPRFASAVATVDRRKQRKLRLAALHYLQKTRGTTRVHCRFDVIAIEPRQFPDEPAVRWIRSAF; translated from the coding sequence ATGAAGCACCTGGGAGACAGCTATGAGAACTTCGCGAGCCAGTGGCTGCTGGACAGAGGCTTGCGGTTACTGGAGCGAAATTTTCGCTGCAAGGTGGGCGAAATAGACCTGATCGCTCTGGACGGAGATCAGCTTGTTTTCGTGGAGGTACGCGCCCGCAGCAACCCTCGCTTTGCTTCCGCTGTGGCAACAGTTGACCGGCGCAAACAACGCAAGCTGCGCCTCGCTGCGCTTCACTACCTGCAGAAGACCCGGGGCACAACCAGGGTGCACTGTAGATTTGACGTGATCGCCATCGAGCCGCGACAATTCCCGGATGAACCTGCCGTCCGCTGGATTCGCTCAGCCTTCTGA
- a CDS encoding penicillin-binding protein activator: MATLLIACGGTPQKEAPEPVSPATETTPDLKGLTMPASLYRNEFQAAEAALARNQWMVAETSLTPLAETTLDANDSARLTYTEARIAHLRGDDPGAQALLKAMDQPGLHPAIAYRAHNFQRHLLDLQRDYLTSAALGAQLLAIAPSSDQLALKRSVWHDLMRTPPANIARARGTSTDQQWAAWLELAELANQDSTHLATGLPAWQANNPGHPANSPLPGGLQYLQDQTAAPHQVALMLPLSGRLAPAGKAVRDGYLASYFKARQGNAAPFEIRVVDSDLYPSVTEAYRAAINGGARMVVGPLSKNAVAELALEPGRPVPILALNQMDGSLPAGNSALIQFALAPEDEAAQIAEVAFGDGARRALLLRPAGAWGDKMEQALRARWQTLGGTFSSALAYTGQDDYSASIKNGLGIASSEARRRQLRDMLAEPVEFTPRRRQDIDAIFLLARNAAEARSMKPLLAFHYAGALPVYATSSVYRGSADDRDRDLNGLNLVELPWLLGSNRELSEALAKASIDAYPRLNALGADAYLLQSRFLQLQAGPDLLIRGDTGLLSLNPQLQIERELVPAKFDGGELAPR; this comes from the coding sequence TTGGCCACCCTCCTGATCGCCTGTGGCGGAACGCCGCAAAAAGAGGCGCCTGAACCTGTGTCGCCGGCGACGGAAACGACGCCGGACCTCAAAGGCCTGACAATGCCAGCGAGCCTCTATCGCAATGAATTCCAGGCTGCCGAGGCAGCACTGGCTCGCAACCAGTGGATGGTGGCAGAAACCAGCCTGACCCCACTCGCTGAAACAACCCTGGATGCAAACGATAGCGCGCGTCTCACCTACACAGAGGCGCGCATTGCACATCTTCGCGGTGACGATCCTGGCGCCCAGGCTCTACTCAAGGCCATGGACCAACCTGGACTGCACCCGGCCATCGCCTACCGCGCGCACAATTTTCAGCGTCACCTGCTCGACCTGCAACGCGATTACCTGACCAGCGCTGCACTGGGCGCACAACTGCTGGCCATCGCCCCCTCAAGCGACCAGTTGGCCCTCAAGCGCAGCGTATGGCACGACCTCATGCGCACGCCCCCCGCTAACATTGCGCGAGCCCGAGGCACCAGTACCGATCAGCAGTGGGCCGCATGGTTGGAACTGGCAGAACTCGCCAACCAGGACTCCACCCATCTGGCGACGGGTCTTCCCGCCTGGCAGGCCAACAACCCGGGGCACCCCGCGAATTCACCACTCCCCGGCGGCTTGCAGTATCTTCAGGATCAGACGGCGGCGCCGCATCAGGTGGCCCTTATGCTGCCGCTTTCGGGCCGACTAGCCCCCGCTGGCAAGGCTGTGCGAGACGGATATCTGGCAAGTTACTTCAAGGCTCGCCAGGGGAACGCCGCCCCCTTTGAAATCAGGGTTGTCGACAGTGATCTCTACCCTTCCGTCACTGAAGCCTACCGGGCTGCAATAAACGGCGGCGCCCGCATGGTTGTCGGCCCACTCAGCAAAAATGCTGTAGCCGAATTGGCACTCGAGCCCGGCAGGCCGGTGCCCATCCTGGCCCTCAATCAAATGGATGGGAGCCTTCCCGCCGGGAATAGCGCGCTTATTCAATTTGCCCTGGCCCCGGAAGATGAGGCCGCCCAGATAGCCGAAGTCGCCTTTGGCGATGGTGCTCGCCGAGCCCTTTTGCTGCGCCCAGCTGGCGCCTGGGGCGATAAAATGGAGCAGGCCTTGCGCGCTCGCTGGCAAACACTGGGAGGGACCTTTAGCAGCGCCCTTGCCTACACGGGTCAGGACGACTACTCCGCCAGCATAAAAAACGGCCTCGGCATCGCCAGCAGCGAGGCGCGCCGCCGCCAGTTGCGCGACATGCTGGCCGAGCCCGTCGAGTTTACCCCCCGGCGCAGACAGGACATTGACGCCATTTTCCTGCTGGCAAGGAACGCCGCCGAGGCCCGCTCCATGAAGCCCCTGCTCGCCTTCCATTACGCCGGAGCGCTTCCGGTCTACGCCACTTCCAGTGTTTACCGTGGCAGCGCCGACGACCGCGATCGGGATCTGAACGGCTTGAACCTCGTTGAATTACCCTGGCTACTGGGCTCCAATCGCGAGCTGAGCGAGGCCTTGGCGAAGGCGAGCATCGACGCCTACCCTCGCCTGAACGCGCTGGGCGCCGACGCGTACTTGCTTCAATCGCGCTTCCTGCAGCTCCAGGCAGGACCCGACCTGCTTATCCGCGGAGACACCGGCTTGTTAAGCCTGAACCCGCAACTGCAGATCGAGCGAGAGCTGGTACCGGCCAAATTTGATGGAGGCGAACTCGCCCCACGCTGA
- the rsmI gene encoding 16S rRNA (cytidine(1402)-2'-O)-methyltransferase, protein MGQRAVQVLRDADLIAAEDTRHSARLLQHFGIESPAIPYHEHSGERAPARIVNTLRDGGTVALISDAGTPLISDPGYRLVREVQAAGHKVVAIPGPCAAIAALSVCGLPTDRFRFEGFLPAKAGARAQRLQDLVDEAASLVFYEAPHRVADALHAMVGVFGPEREAVLVREITKTFETVHRAPLAELHGFVVSDANQQKGEIVLVVAGRDQGDVSLDADTARLLERIAEELPGKKAAAIVAEHTGLRKRDLYDYLLGQK, encoded by the coding sequence ATGGGGCAGCGAGCGGTGCAGGTGCTGCGCGACGCCGACCTTATCGCCGCTGAGGATACCCGCCACAGCGCCCGCCTGCTGCAACACTTCGGTATTGAAAGCCCCGCTATTCCCTATCACGAGCACAGTGGTGAGCGAGCGCCCGCCCGTATTGTGAATACCTTGCGAGATGGCGGTACTGTGGCCCTTATTTCTGACGCCGGTACACCACTGATCTCCGATCCCGGATACCGTCTGGTGCGAGAGGTGCAGGCAGCCGGTCACAAGGTTGTCGCCATTCCCGGGCCCTGCGCTGCCATTGCTGCTCTGAGTGTCTGTGGCCTGCCCACTGATCGCTTCCGCTTTGAGGGTTTTCTTCCCGCCAAGGCAGGGGCTCGCGCTCAGCGCCTGCAGGATCTGGTCGACGAAGCCGCGTCTCTGGTTTTTTATGAGGCACCGCACCGGGTAGCGGACGCATTGCACGCCATGGTTGGCGTGTTTGGCCCCGAGCGCGAAGCCGTGCTGGTCAGGGAGATCACCAAGACCTTTGAAACCGTTCATCGTGCGCCGCTGGCAGAGCTTCACGGCTTTGTTGTCAGCGATGCCAACCAGCAGAAAGGTGAGATTGTGCTCGTAGTCGCCGGCCGAGATCAGGGAGATGTGAGCCTGGACGCCGACACGGCGAGGTTACTTGAACGGATCGCCGAAGAACTTCCCGGCAAAAAGGCTGCCGCCATTGTTGCTGAGCACACTGGCCTGAGGAAGCGCGATCTGTACGACTACCTGCTCGGCCAGAAATAG
- the mraZ gene encoding division/cell wall cluster transcriptional repressor MraZ, which produces MFRGVQHISMDAKGRLAMPARQREPLLSQCEGKIVVTIDTQTACLAVYPLPEWERIEREIQALPALKPAIKRFQRLVLGYATDIELDASGRMLLPQSLREYAELSKKLVLVGQGNKMEIWSEALWMAEREQALADAGPLTEVPDELFSLTL; this is translated from the coding sequence GTGTTTCGTGGAGTACAGCACATATCAATGGATGCGAAGGGTCGCCTGGCAATGCCGGCGCGCCAGCGTGAGCCATTGCTGTCTCAATGCGAAGGCAAGATTGTTGTCACCATTGATACCCAGACTGCGTGTCTCGCGGTTTATCCACTGCCAGAGTGGGAGCGCATCGAGCGCGAAATCCAGGCCCTGCCAGCTCTCAAGCCGGCCATCAAGCGCTTTCAGCGCCTGGTGCTGGGCTACGCCACCGATATTGAGTTGGACGCCAGTGGGCGCATGTTGTTGCCCCAGTCACTGCGCGAGTACGCCGAATTGAGCAAGAAGCTGGTGTTGGTCGGGCAGGGCAACAAGATGGAAATCTGGTCCGAAGCATTGTGGATGGCCGAACGGGAGCAGGCGCTGGCGGACGCGGGTCCGCTGACGGAAGTTCCCGACGAATTGTTCTCGCTGACACTGTAG